In Zingiber officinale cultivar Zhangliang chromosome 1A, Zo_v1.1, whole genome shotgun sequence, a genomic segment contains:
- the LOC122032817 gene encoding PRELI domain containing protein 3A-like, with amino-acid sequence MVRAYKHEHIYRHPWDRVTTAAWRKFTDPDTPNFLSHVVDVHTLQRRLDPAAGRLQATRSITVRSPPLPFILRRILGQEAVVCHCVETTVVDARDRSMEIVIRNASLRGLIEVEERSTYRPHPERPEGWTAFQQETRIRCKPLSALAAVAEKVEHRCAERFMQNSAKGREFVERICKYLEADAAASKISC; translated from the coding sequence ATGGTCCGCGCATACAAGCACGAGCACATCTACCGGCACCCCTGGGACCGTGTGACGACGGCGGCGTGGCGCAAGTTCACGGATCCGGACACTCCCAACTTCCTCTCCCACGTCGTCGACGTTCACACGCTTCAACGCCGCCTCGACCCCGCCGCCGGTCGCCTCCAAGCCACCCGCTCGATTACCGTGCGCTCGCCGCCGCTACCCTTCATACTCCGCCGGATTCTCGGTCAGGAGGCCGTTGTGTGCCACTGCGTCGAGACCACCGTGGTGGACGCGCGCGATCGGTCCATGGAGATCGTGATCCGCAACGCCAGCCTACGTGGCCTGATCGAGGTGGAGGAGCGGTCCACCTACCGGCCGCATCCCGAGCGACCGGAGGGGTGGACCGCCTTCCAGCAGGAGACCAGGATCCGCTGCAAGCCGCTCTCGGCGCTTGCGGCCGTGGCTGAGAAGGTGGAGCACCGTTGTGCCGAGAGGTTCATGCAGAACAGCGCCAAGGGGAGGGAGTTCGTCGAGCGGATCTGCAAGTACCTTGAGGCCGACGCCGCTGCCTCCAAAATTTCTTGCTGA